Below is a genomic region from Alosa sapidissima isolate fAloSap1 chromosome 19, fAloSap1.pri, whole genome shotgun sequence.
cacacacgctcatacacacacacacacagcacatacacacacgctcatacacacacacagagcacatacacacacagcacacacacacgcttgggGGGGCACTGATCATaggccgtctctctctctccccatctctccctctctctctctctctctctctgtctctgtctctcccccatctctctctctctctctctctctctctctccccatctctctctccccatctctctctctccccccatctctctcccccatctctctctctctctctctcgcccactGGCCTCCTGATGGGCTCTGTGGTCCTGTTATCTAAGGATCTGAGCTTATTATTCAGACTAAAGAATGAAGGCAACGAGATGAGAGTTGTGTCTAGTAACGGATGACCCAAATGAGAGTTGTGTCCAGTGTAACGGATGACCCAAATGAGAGTTGTGTCCAGTGTAACGGATGACCCAAATGAGAGTTGTGTCCAGTAACGGATGACCCAAATGAGAGTTGAGTCCAGTAACGGATGACCCAAATGAGAGCTGTGTCCAGTAACGGATGACATAGTGTAACAGACGTGTCTGTAGTCAGGCTGATTGTGTCCAGTGTAACGGACGTGTCTGTAGTCAGGCTGATTGTGCCCAGTGTAACGGACGTGTCTGTAGTGATTGTGTCCAGTGTAACGGACGTGTCTGTAGTGATTGTGTCCAGTGTAACGGACGTGTCTGTAGTCAGGCTGATTGTGTCCAGTGTAACGGACGCGTCTGTAGTGATTGTGTCCAGTGTAACGGACGTGTCTGTAGTGATTGTGTCCAGTGTAACGGACGTGTCTGTAGTCAGGCTGATTGTGTCCAGTGTAACGGACGTGTCTGTAGTGATTGTGTCCAGTGTAACGGACATGTCTGTAGTCAGGCTGATTGTGTCCAGTGTAACGGACGTGTCTGTAGTCAGGCTGATTGTGTCCAGTGTAACGGATGTGTCTGTAGTGATTGTGTCCAGTGTAACGGACGCGTCTGTAGTGATTGTGTCCAGTGTAACGGATGTGTCTGTAGTGATTGTGTccagtgtaacggatgccagtcTTTCCGCAGGACCTGGCCAGTGCTCGGCCTTTGTCTCCCCCTAGAGGTGGAACAGGGTGTTTGTGACCAGAGTGTGttaagtgtgatgtgtgtggtgtgtgtagtcaAAAACTCTGCTTCCTTTCACAATGCGCTGCTAAGAATTCATAAAACcgttttttaatttttattttctccctctcttctctctatctctctctccatttctctttctccatctctctccctctctccatctctttctccatctctttctccatctctctctctctctccatctctctctctctctccatctctctctctctctctctctccctctgtgcagGGTAAGCCCTACATGTTTGACCGAGTACTCCAGTCCAACACCACGCAGGAGCAAGTTTATAATGCCTGTGCTCAAAAGATAGTCAAAggtgagtctcacacacacactcacacacacacacacaaatataccgTAATTTCCCGACTATGCAAAcgttcttcagctatgaggttaatacatgggggcagttaatatggtattaatatggctttgtctttttaacttgcataaaacactgtcctgcggtttatacacagtgtggctaatacacaggacatTACTGTAACATTTGAACTGCCCTGTGTTACTAGATGTCCTGTGGGATTAACATTTGAACTGTCCTGTGTTACTAGATGTCCTGTGGGATTAACATTTGAACTGTCCTGTGTTGCTAGATGTCCTGTGGGATTAACATTTGAACTGTCCTGTGTTGCTAGATGTTCTGGACGGCTATAACGGGACCATTTTTGCATACGGACAGACGTCCTCTGGCAAGACGCACACCAtggaggtgagacacacacacacaaaatcaacacttcacacacacactattgcagAGTTACACAGGGTTacactgcactcacacacacacacacacacacacactattgcagAGTTGCACAGGGTTacactgcactcacacacacactattgcagAGTTGCACAGGGTTacactgcactcacacacacacacacacacacacacacacacacacacacacactattgcagAGTTGCACAGGGTTacactgcactcacacacacactattgcagAGTTGCACAGGGTTacactgcactcacacacacacacacacactattgcagAGTTACACAGGGTTACACTGCACTCTTAAtcaacacttcacacacacacacacacacacacactattgcatAGTTACACAGGGTTACACTGCACTcttaaacaacaccacacacacacacacactattgcatAGTTACACAGGGTTACACTGCACTCTTAaacaacactgcacacacacacacacacacacacacacacacacacacacacacacacactattgcagAGTTACACAGGGTTACACTGCACTCTTAAACAACACTGCACACCTACAATTCACTGCACAGTTTAACACTATGCTGTTAACCAGGCTAAATAacatgatgtggtgtgtgtgtgactggtgtgtatgatgtgtgtgtgagtgtgtgtgtgtgtggtgtgtgagtggtgtgtgtatgtgttacaaATACAGGTTTCTCATGTGATTGTGACTGATCACGACTGTTTAAGTGGGAAGGGCTCTAATTTTCTCTCTTAGGGTAACCTGCATGACACAGACTGCATGGGCATCATCCCTAGGATTGTGCAGGACATTTTCAACTACATCTACTCAATGGACGAGAACCTGGAGTTTCACATCAaggcaagtacacacacacacacacacacacacaccacatctacTCAATGGACGAGAACCTGGAGTTTCACACTCATACATATGACCTGTACTGACCTGGATGTGTTGCTCCCTTCAGGTGTCCTACTTTGAGATCTACCTGGATAAGATCCGTGACCTGCTGGATGGTgagtcccccacacacacacacacacacacacactcacacacacacacactcacacacacacacacacacacacactcacacactcactagtCTTAATGACGTACTCACACAGGCCATGGTTCACTTGTACCGTGCAAAGTACATTTCTATCTCGTTTTTGGTCCACACTCACACTGCATACAATCAAACTGCTGCtgtgctctccctccctctctccctctctctccctctctctccctctctctgcctctctctccctctctctccctctctctccctctctctccctccctctccctctccctcgctctccctccctctctctccctctctctccctctctctccctccctctccctctccctctccctcgctctccctccctctccctccctctctctccctctctctccctctctctccctctctctgcctccctccctccctcctcagtGTCGAAGACAAACCTGTCTGTGCACGAGGACAAAAACCGGGTTCCCTACGTCAAGGTAATAAAGGAATAAGGAGGATGTTCCACTGCTAGAGTCATCAGTCACCTGCATACTCTAGTCACCACCATAGAAATGCTgctgtaatggtgtgtgtgtgtgtgtgtgtgtgtgtgtgtgtgtgatgactagGGCTGCACGGAGCGTTTCGTCTGCAGTCCTGAGGAAGTGATGGACACCATCGATGAGGGCAAGTCCAACAGACATGTAGCAGTTAcaagtgagtacacacacacacaccacgcacacacaccgcacacacacacaccacgcacgcacacacacacacacacacaccacacacacacacaccgtacacacacacacaccacacacacacgcacgtatgcacgtacacacacatgcacacacacgcacagacacacgcacagacacacgcacacgcacacgcacacacacacacatacacatgcacatacgcacacacacacgcacacacacaaacacacgcacacacatgcatacacaccacacgcacgcacgcacacacacagacacgcacgcacgcacacttttatacacacacacacacactcagatgagTGATGCTGTTGCTATGGAAGGGTTAGCTGACTAGCTCTGCATGGGCTAAATGAATGGGCCTAGTCTGGCATGCACATTTACCCCAAAGTTTTAGCAAGTTACTCTATTTTcatcagtctctgtgtgtgtgtgtgtctttgtgtgtgtgtatgtgtatgtgcgtttctctgtgtgtgtgtgtgtgtgtgtgtctgtatgtatgtgcgttcctgtgtgtgtgtgtgtgtgtgtgtgtgtgtcagacatgaACGAGCACAGCTCCAGGAGTCACAGTATCTTCCTGATCAACGTGAAGCAGGAGAACACGCAGACAGAACAGAAGCTCAGCGGCAAACTCTACCTGGTGGATCTGGCTGGCAGTGAAAaggtaacgtgtgtgtgtgtgtgaactctacCTGGTGGATCTGGCTGGCAGCGAAAAGGTaacgcgcgtgcgtgcgtgcgtgcgtgcgtgcgtgcgtgcgtgcgtgcgtgcgtgcgtgcgtgcgtgcgtgcgtgtgaacaCTTACTGAAAAGGTAacgctgtgtgtttttgtgaaggTCTTCACCTAAATGCTGAAGTAATTTTGTTAAATGTCTGACTGTCCATGTTTAATAATATGTAGCACCTGTGTTAGAGATTAGGTAGAGGATTAATGAAAttctatatgtgtatgtatttgtgtgcgtgtgtgtgtgtgtgtgtgtgtgtatttgtgcgcgtgtgtgcatgtgcgtgcgtgtgtgtaggtcagTAAGACCGGTGCTGAGGGAGCGGTTCTGGACGAGGCCAAGAACATCAATAAGTCTTTATCATCACTAGGCAACGTCATCTCTGCACTGGCCGAGGGTTCGGTGAGATgctacacacacgctcacacacacacacacacacacacataccaaccacacacacacacacacacacacacacacactcatactaactacacacacactcatgcacatgctgatgccaaccacacacacactcacgcacagcCATACCAACCACACGCACACTGATACCcaccacacgcgcacacacactcacactcatacctatctcacacacacacacacactcatatcaaccacacacacactcataccaaccacacacacacacacactcataccaaccacacacacacacacacacacacactcataccaactacacacacactcaagcacatgctgtgtgtgttttgtgtgtgtcgtGGTCAGGGCTACGTGCCGTACAGAGACAGTAAGATGACCAGGATCTTGCAGGACTCTCTGGGAGGAAACTGCAGAACCACCATCGTCATCTGCTGCTCCCCCTCATCCTACAACGAGTCCGAGACCAAATCTACCCTCATGTTTGGACAgaggtacacacgcacacacacacacacacacacacacacacacacacacacacacacacacacacacacactgtgctcccCGTCCTCCTACAACAAGACCGAGACCAAATCTACACTCATGTTTTggacagaggtacacacacagacacacacacacacacacacacacgttcatcgTCTGTGTGTCATACCATTGTGTGCATAAGTGAATAGCAATTGTGTTTAGTTTTGAATtgttggtgcgtgtgtgtgtgggtgtgtgtgtgtgtttgtgtgcatgcagagCGAAGACGATTaagaacacagtgtgtgtgaatgtggagCTGACTGCTGAGCAGTGGAAGAAGAAGtacgagagagagaaggagaagaacaaAACGCTCCGCAACACCATCACCTGGCTGGAGAACGAACTCAACCGCTGGAGAAATggtactgatacacacacacacacacacacacacacacacacacacacacacacactccgcaacACCATCACCTGGCTGGAGAACGAACTCAACCGCTGGAGAAATggtactgatacacacacacacacacacacacacacacacacacacacacacacacacacacacacacactccgcaacACCATCACCTGGCTGGAGAACGAACTCAACCGCTGGAGAAATggtactgatacacacacacacacacacacacacacacacacacacactccgcaacACCATCACCTGGCTGGAGAACGAACTCAACCGCTGGAGAAATggtactgatacacacacacacacacacacacacacacacacacacacacacactccgcaacACCATCACCTGGCTGGAGAACGAACTCAACCGCTGGAGAAATggtactgatacacacacacacacacacacacacacacacacacactccgcaacACCATCACCTGGCTGGAGAACGAACTCAACCGCTGGagaatggtacacacacacacacacacacacatacacacacactccgcaacACCATCACCTGGCTGGAGAACGAACTCAACCACTGGAGAAACGGTactgatacatacacacacacacacacacacacacacacacacacacacacacacacacacacacacacacacacacacactccgcaacACCATCACCTGGTTGGAGAACGAACTCAACCACTGGAGAAACGGTAttgatacacacgcacgcagtaTGATAAAGAGAAGGCTAacgcttatgtgtgtgtgtgtgtgtgtgtgtaggtgagagcGTGCCTGTGGATGAGCAGTATGATAAAGAGAAGGCtaatgcttatgtgtgtgtgtgtgtgtgtgtgtgtgtaggtgagagcGTGCCTGTGGATGAGCAGTATGATAAAGAGAAGGCtaatgcttatgtgtgtgtgtgtgtgtgtgtgtaggtgagagcGTGCCTGTGGATGAGCAGTATGATAAAGAGAAGGCtaatgcttatgtgtgtgtgtgtgtgtgtgtgtgtgtgtgtaggtgagagcGTGCCTGTGGATGAGCAGTATGATAAAGAGAAGGCtaatgcttatgtgtgtgtgtgtgtgtgtgtgtgtgtgtgtgtgtgtgtaggtgagagcGTGCCTGTGGATGAGCAGTATGATAAAGAGAAGGCtaatgcttatgtgtgtgtgtgtgtgtgtgtgtgtgtgtgtgtgtaggtgagagcGTGCCTGTGGATGAGCAGTATGATAAAGAGAAGGCtaatgcttatgtgtgtgtgtgtgtgtgtaggtgagagcGTGCCTGTGGATGAGCAGTATGATAAAGAGAAGGCtaacgcttgtgtgtgtgtgtgtgtgtgtgtgtgtaggtgagagcGTGCCTGTGGATGAGCAGTATGATAAAGAGAAGGCGAACGCTGAGGTGCTGGATAACGCGCTAAACGATAAGACCGCCTCCACGCCCTCATTACCCAGCATTCCCTCCATCCCCGGGGTGCCTGGGGCCCGCCTGTCCGACGCCGAGAGGGACAGCGAGCTCGCCAAGCTCTATAAGCAGCTGGACgataaggtacacacacacacacacacattcatactccCCACACTCACAGGTTCACCCACTCCCTGGATATATTGGGGGGGTTCCTGTTCAGTATATGATCAGGTTAGATAGGTTGTTGTTTTCTGCTTAGGAAAGGCCTGTGTCATTTTGGCATttgagtgagagaaaagagaagagtggGAATTAGCTAGTCACGTCCCCCGGCcatgaacccgggtcgccgggaTCGCAAACCTGCAGCTTGACCGCAAGGTCAAGGAGCCCGGCTAGTATGCCAGTCAGAGCTCATACACAATCATCACAACCAGCACTCCGCAGCAGAGCTGAATAGAGTGGGATGAGCTAGTCAGTGTTGATTAGAGTGGTCAGTCTTGATTAGAGTGGGGTTAGCTAGTCAGTGTTGATTAGAGTGGGGTTAGCTAGTTGATGGCTCATGTCCTGTAAATGGATTGAGCCAGTCCTGGACTAGAgaactcaaattaaataataataatagatatACATGCCAAAAAATAGAGCAAAAAATCCATCCCAATATTCTATGTCTGCTGTGATGTGTGTTATACCAGCTTGATCCCTACTGGAAAAGTCAGAGCACTAGGGGTGGCACGGTTCACAAAATCTACGGTTCGGTTCGTATCACGGTTTAGGGTCACGGTTTTCGGTTCGGTACGGttcttgttgttattttttcttttaatctTTCACACTCCAGAAACATATTTCAGCATATAGCTTAATCATCTACAATTAGGCTAGAGTATTTAAAGAATAGTTATCATGTAATAATGCACAAACTGAATTTGACTTTACATAAAGCACATTATTGTCTGAGGAAACGTTAAGCTACAGTTGAGATTTTGATACAGCAAGAGGGAAGACATTGATAATTTCAACAATCTTTTCATTTATTTGGCATAAAAGGCAGAATGTGTACTATTGCCATCTGCAGGAACGTATGCCCCTTTTTGgcacacaaagaaagaaagtgtaACTCTTGCAGCTTAAATTAAATTCttaaattaaagtgcagtaTTTGGAAACATAAAGTTCTTATCTAAAGTAAAAGTGCCACtgtaatattttaaatataaaaaaacatgcTGGCTAGTGGCTATCAATAAATGCAATCCATCGGTGGTGAGTGCTACGTGGGCCGTGTCGGACAATTCTTTGACAAGTTTTTCTCGTGTCTCGTATAGTTTTGGAACTACAGAGGTGCCGAAGTGTCGGCGGGAGGGAATGTTGTAGCGGGGCTCGAGTATTTTCATCAACTGACGAAATCCTTCACCCTCAATCACACTATATGGCATCATATCCTTTGCAATAAACATCCCGATTGCTTTCGTTATGGCCATTGCCCTGGCCGAGTTATCACGGAGAGGCTGCTTAAATGCTGAGGACAGAAGTTGTTGGGCAGCCTGCGGCTCTTTCTTCCTTTAACTGTCTACAGACACATTGGGGTGACGTCTTTTCATGTGACCTAGCATGTTCGAAGTGTTGCCAAGAGCATACTGAACACGTGTtgcacaatgtttgcacacagtCGCAGTCTTTTCTGTCGTCTTAACTCCTCTATCATCATAGGTAACATCAAATCCGAAATGTTCCCACACACCAGACCTATAAGAGGCTGGCGCATCCTGCAACTTCGGGCAGTCTTTGTCTCTCGCACTTGTCATTTCTAAAGACTCCAGTCGCGCGCAGCACTCAAAACTATACTCCTACTCTCGCGCGAAAGGGAAACACATTGTCACATGGGAATCAATTGCGCATGCCATAACTAGCCTGAACCGTAGGACCGtacgacaaacacacactccgaaCCGTGACATGCCATCCGCACGGTTCGGAGCATTTTTCAAAAACTGTGCCATCCCTACAGAGCACATTTACAataacctccctccctctgctctcccgctcacaatctctctccctctctctctctccctctctccctctctccctccctccctccctctctctcactctctaggATGATGAGATTAACCAGCAGTCTCAGCTCACAGAAAAACTCAAGGAGCAGATGCTCGATcaggaagaggtgtgtgtgtgtgtgtctgcctaggtctttctgtgtgttgtatgtctggctgtgcgtgtgtgtatgagcatttAATGtcatacaggtgtgtgtgtttgtatctgctAACCTGTGTGctgtatttctgtttttttgtgtgtgattgtaacTGCTAACCTGTGGTtctggttgcgtgtgtgtgtgtgtgcgtgtgcgtgtgcgtgtgcgtgtgcgtgtgcgtgtgcgtgcgtgtgcgtgcgtgtgcgtgtgtgtgcgtgtgtgcgcgcgcgtgtgtgcatgcacgtgtatACGTGTGTTTTGTATCTGCTAACGTGTGTGCTGTACatctggctctgtgtgtgtgtgtagctgctaGCGTCGTCCCGGCGTGACCACGAGagcctgcagggggagctgtcgCGCCTGCAGCAGGAGAACGAGGCCAGCaaggaggaggtgaaggaggtGCTGCAGGCCCTGGAGGAGCTCGCCGTCAACTACGACCAGAAGAGCCAGGAGGTGGAGGAGCGCAGCCGCCAGTTTGAGGCCCTCAGCGAGGAGCTGAACCAGAAATCagtacgtcacacacacacacacacacacacacacacacacagactctcgtAAGGTAACATGGTGCGTCCTGTCTCTAGATCATCCTGACGTCCATCGACTCTGAGCTGCAGAAGCTGAAGGAGATGACCAATCACCAGAAGAAGCGCGTCACCGAGATgatgtcatcactgctcaaagACCTGGCCGAGATCGGCATTGCTGTGGGCAACAACGATATCAAGGTAAAGACCTCATAGAGGCAAGAGATCGGTGTTGCCGTGGGCAACAACGATATCAAGGTAAAGACCTCATAGAGGCAAGAGATATCGATCGATGAGGCAAGAGATATCAAGGTAACGACCAAGAGTCAAAGGGCAAGGGGTCACAGCAAGGAATGGAACTGAATCTCTCCCtgttgctgtctctctctcctctgcccccACCTCtacctctgtcctctctccctctctctctctctctccccccttctcctcctctctccccccttctcccctccccccccccccccccctccatccagCAGCATGAGGCCAGTGGTGTGATGGATGAGGAGTTCACGGTGGCGCGTCTCTACATCAGCAAGCTCAAGTCGGAGGTGAAGAGCATGGTGAAACGCTGCCGCCAGCTGGAGAGCACGCAGGCCGACTCCAACAAGAAGATGGACGAGAGCGACAAGGAGCTGGCCGCCTGCCAGCTACGCATCTCGCAGGTGCGCTTATCCGCACCGCTGCTAATGTTGACTATAAACAGCTACGCATCTCGCAGGTCGCTTATCCACACCGCTGCTAATGTTGactgttcaggtttttcttggggtTCATTATACCATGCACCTTAAAAAGGTTCCCAACAGCCCCACAATACCACAGCCCCTCCACCtgaatataataaataaaaacagccccacaatatcacagcccctccacctgaatataataaataaaaacagccccacaataccacagcccctccaccataattctcattaggcatggggttcttttcagtgtAGTCATTCTTCTATGTACACCAAACCCACCAAACCCTACTAGTGCATATGGAAACAAAGAGGAAGGAGGAAGTGGTAATATTGGGACACCCTACCTCTACTAGTGCATATGCAGGGGAAGGAGGAAGTGGTAATATTGGGACACCCTACCTCTACTAGTGCATATGCAGGGGAAGGAGGAAGTGGTAATATTGGGACAGGGCCATGTCTTATGACATCATATAGCACTCTACTACTGCACTACACAGGGACAGGgccacactgcaaaaactgcttatctaaaaaaatctaaccaagtgttattaatcctatatcaagataaaaaaaatctagttggtattgttttcagtataaagagacttacctagcacattcttgtgaaaacatttgacttaatttaaaaaaagtttgacttattttaagacctctcatcctgaaaacaagcaaatttgtctgccagtgcgttaagcaaatttgtcctaaaacaagcaaatttgtcttgataagagtccttaaattaagtcaaaatcttcttttgagagggcgctaggtaagtcttttaatactaaaaacaataccaaatagattgtttaatcttaatataaacAATAATCTTAAGatccctgcctctctccctctctctctctctctctctctctctctctctctctctccctgcctctctccctctctctctctctctctctctctccctctctctctctccctctctctttctctctctctctctctctctgtctgtctctctctctctctctctctctctctctctctctctctctctctctctctctcagcatgaGGCAAAGATCAAGTCTCTGTCTGAGTACCTGCAGAACGTGGAGCAGAAGAAGAGACAATTGGAGGAGAATGTCGACTCCCTTAATGAGGAGCTCGTCAAACTCAGTAcccacggtacacacacacacacacacacacacacacacagagaagctctTGGTCTACTGAGAGGGTGTCTACATTATACCGTTTTCAGTTTAATCTGCAACATATTTGTTATGCTTGCGCCTTCAGAACTGATTGGAAGAGCGGTTGGCCCCGATTTCATTTGTTAAAAGTGCTACAGTAGAGTGGACAAGGAAATC
It encodes:
- the kif5ba gene encoding kinesin-1 heavy chain isoform X1, with product MADPAECTIKVMCRFRPLNSSEVARGDKYIAKFPGEETVVLGGKPYMFDRVLQSNTTQEQVYNACAQKIVKDVLDGYNGTIFAYGQTSSGKTHTMEGNLHDTDCMGIIPRIVQDIFNYIYSMDENLEFHIKVSYFEIYLDKIRDLLDVSKTNLSVHEDKNRVPYVKGCTERFVCSPEEVMDTIDEGKSNRHVAVTNMNEHSSRSHSIFLINVKQENTQTEQKLSGKLYLVDLAGSEKVSKTGAEGAVLDEAKNINKSLSSLGNVISALAEGSGYVPYRDSKMTRILQDSLGGNCRTTIVICCSPSSYNESETKSTLMFGQRAKTIKNTVCVNVELTAEQWKKKYEREKEKNKTLRNTITWLENELNRWRNGESVPVDEQYDKEKANAEVLDNALNDKTASTPSLPSIPSIPGVPGARLSDAERDSELAKLYKQLDDKDDEINQQSQLTEKLKEQMLDQEELLASSRRDHESLQGELSRLQQENEASKEEVKEVLQALEELAVNYDQKSQEVEERSRQFEALSEELNQKSIILTSIDSELQKLKEMTNHQKKRVTEMMSSLLKDLAEIGIAVGNNDIKQHEASGVMDEEFTVARLYISKLKSEVKSMVKRCRQLESTQADSNKKMDESDKELAACQLRISQHEAKIKSLSEYLQNVEQKKRQLEENVDSLNEELVKLSTHEKVKAMEKENEIQSANEVKEAVEKQIQGHRETHQKQISSLRDELDAKEKLITELQDLNQKIMLEQERLRVEHEKLKSNDQEKSRKLHELTVMQDRREQARQDLKGLEETVAKELQTLHNLRKLFVQDLATRVKKSAEMDSDDTGGSAAQKQKISFLENNLEQLTKVHKQLVRDNADLRCELPKLEKRLRATAERVKALESALKEAKENAARDRKRYQTEVDRIKEAVRAKNMARRGHSAQIAKPIRPGQPPVVSPTHPNMLRGGGGGGFYQNSQSVAIRGGAKQDKNS
- the kif5ba gene encoding kinesin-1 heavy chain isoform X2, with the translated sequence MADPAECTIKVMCRFRPLNSSEVARGDKYIAKFPGEETVVLGGKPYMFDRVLQSNTTQEQVYNACAQKIVKDVLDGYNGTIFAYGQTSSGKTHTMEGNLHDTDCMGIIPRIVQDIFNYIYSMDENLEFHIKVSYFEIYLDKIRDLLDVSKTNLSVHEDKNRVPYVKGCTERFVCSPEEVMDTIDEGKSNRHVAVTNMNEHSSRSHSIFLINVKQENTQTEQKLSGKLYLVDLAGSEKVSKTGAEGAVLDEAKNINKSLSSLGNVISALAEGSGYVPYRDSKMTRILQDSLGGNCRTTIVICCSPSSYNESETKSTLMFGQRAKTIKNTVCVNVELTAEQWKKKYEREKEKNKTLRNTITWLENELNRWRNGESVPVDEQYDKEKANAEVLDNALNDKTASTPSLPSIPSIPGVPGARLSDAERDSELAKLYKQLDDKDDEINQQSQLTEKLKEQMLDQEELLASSRRDHESLQGELSRLQQENEASKEEVKEVLQALEELAVNYDQKSQEVEERSRQFEALSEELNQKSIILTSIDSELQKLKEMTNHQKKRVTEMMSSLLKDLAEIGIAVGNNDIKQHEASGVMDEEFTVARLYISKLKSEVKSMVKRCRQLESTQADSNKKMDESDKELAACQLRISQHEAKIKSLSEYLQNVEQKKRQLEENVDSLNEELVKLSTHEKVKAMEKENEIQSANEVKEAVEKQIQGHRETHQKQISSLRDELDAKEKLITELQDLNQKIMLEQERLRVEHEKLKSNDQEKSRKLHELTVMQDRREQARQDLKGLEETVAKELQTLHNLRKLFVQDLATRVKKSAEMDSDDTGGSAAQKQKISFLENNLEQLTKVHKQLVRDNADLRCELPKLEKRLRATAERVKALESALKEAKENAARDRKRYQTEVDRIKEAVRAKNMARRGHSAQIAKPIRPGQPPVVSPTHPNMLRGGGGGGFYQNSQSVAIRGGAKQDKN